From Achromobacter spanius, a single genomic window includes:
- a CDS encoding siderophore ABC transporter substrate-binding protein has translation MNNGKQAGAARRWATRAGVALALSAAAAVCAAQSTTPVKHARGEAAVPSNPSKTIVLDLAVLDTLHTLGVDPVGVPSAAKLPPQLSQFADKRYLKAGTMFEPNYEVIHAAAPQVIFVAGRSAPKYDELSKIAPTVDLTVDAKDLVGSVRRNTETLAALYGKEGAAKEKLAALDASIAALKGKAANAGTALIVLTTGGKMSAYGPGSRFGVIHDAFGVKPAATGLNVSNHGQAISFEFIAQTDPDWLFVIDRDAAIGREGVSAQRMLDNELVRPTKAWKNQRVVYLNGFNWYLLGSAGLTAMQQNVDQIAAALAQGK, from the coding sequence ATGAACAATGGAAAACAGGCGGGCGCCGCCCGCCGCTGGGCAACCCGGGCCGGCGTGGCCCTGGCGCTGAGCGCCGCGGCTGCCGTGTGCGCCGCGCAGTCCACGACGCCGGTCAAGCACGCGCGCGGCGAAGCCGCCGTGCCGTCCAACCCGTCCAAGACGATCGTGCTGGATCTGGCCGTGCTGGACACCCTGCACACGCTCGGCGTGGACCCGGTGGGCGTACCCAGCGCCGCCAAGCTGCCGCCGCAGCTGAGCCAGTTCGCCGACAAGCGGTATCTGAAGGCGGGCACGATGTTCGAGCCCAACTACGAGGTCATCCACGCCGCCGCGCCGCAAGTCATTTTCGTGGCTGGCCGCTCGGCGCCCAAGTATGACGAGCTGTCCAAGATTGCGCCCACCGTCGACCTGACGGTCGATGCCAAGGACCTGGTCGGCAGCGTCCGGCGCAACACCGAAACGCTGGCCGCGCTTTACGGGAAAGAGGGCGCGGCCAAGGAGAAGCTGGCCGCGCTCGACGCTTCCATCGCGGCGCTGAAAGGCAAGGCCGCCAACGCGGGCACCGCGTTGATCGTGCTGACGACCGGCGGCAAGATGAGCGCCTACGGTCCGGGCTCGCGCTTTGGCGTGATCCATGACGCGTTCGGCGTCAAACCTGCCGCGACCGGCCTGAACGTGTCCAACCACGGCCAGGCGATTTCGTTCGAGTTCATTGCCCAGACCGATCCGGACTGGCTGTTCGTGATCGACCGCGACGCCGCCATCGGCCGCGAAGGCGTGTCGGCGCAGCGCATGCTGGACAACGAGCTGGTGCGTCCGACCAAGGCGTGGAAGAACCAGCGCGTGGTCTACCTGAACGGCTTCAACTGGTATCTGCTCGGCAGCGCGGGCCTGACGGCCATGCAGCAGAACGTGGATCAGATCGCCGCGGCGTTGGCGCAAGGAAAGTAG
- a CDS encoding ligand-gated channel protein, whose translation MSRKELAAGQRIAASRTQLAAALCAAGFGLGPSAVWAQAADATTTMDTVVVTASGFEQRIQDAPASISVITREDLDKKFYRDLNDALVEVPGVIVTGGGDRQDISLRGMGPKYTLILIDGKRQSSRETRTNSDSTGVEGGWTPPLSAIERIEVVRGPMSSLYGSDAMGGVINIITRKVPDEWHGEIRMDTTIQESSKSGDIYQGNFYLAGPIKNDLLGLQIYGQATQRDEDNIYNGYRKRNAESVTAKLALTPNRDHDIVLEATTMRQKFQDTLGKTVEPLPPGTACPRTGCPASSETDYRSSKWALSHTGRWGWGVSDSYVQQEEFDNRSRQMKIKNLDLQTSWSLPLGSHMLTLGGSYLNQRLHDQNGNQLEGGPNKVERYQWALFAEDEWRLTESFALTTGLRMDQDENFGSHFSPRLYGVWHMAERWTLKGGVSTGFRAPDLRQTVAGWGQTSRGGNMYGNPDLTPEKSVTQEIGLLYDDGEGMNAGITLFNNDFKDKITRVACPLSQCTDGPNQFGSDPTTYMNVDKAVSRGVEASLKLPLSADWSMTSSYTFTKSEQKSGQYKGEPLNQLPKHLFTTTVNWQPSDGLQAWARINYRGRESQPTTGPSTSALVAPSYTFVDLGGSYAVNKTVSVYAGIYNLFDKQVAYDDFGYVEDGRRYWLGVGVKF comes from the coding sequence ATGAGCAGGAAAGAACTGGCCGCCGGCCAGCGCATCGCCGCGTCGCGCACGCAACTGGCCGCCGCCTTGTGCGCCGCGGGTTTCGGTCTGGGGCCGTCCGCCGTCTGGGCGCAGGCCGCGGACGCCACCACGACAATGGACACGGTCGTCGTCACGGCCAGCGGTTTCGAGCAACGCATCCAGGATGCGCCGGCCTCGATCAGCGTCATCACGCGTGAGGATCTGGACAAGAAGTTCTACCGCGACCTGAACGACGCGCTGGTCGAAGTGCCGGGCGTCATCGTCACGGGCGGCGGCGACCGCCAGGACATCAGCCTGCGCGGCATGGGCCCGAAGTACACGCTGATCCTGATCGACGGCAAGCGCCAGAGCTCGCGCGAAACCCGCACCAACTCGGACTCGACGGGTGTGGAGGGCGGCTGGACGCCGCCGCTGTCGGCCATCGAGCGCATTGAAGTGGTGCGCGGCCCGATGTCGTCGCTGTACGGGTCGGACGCCATGGGCGGGGTGATCAACATCATCACGCGCAAGGTGCCTGACGAATGGCACGGCGAAATCCGCATGGATACGACGATCCAGGAGAGCAGCAAGTCGGGCGACATCTACCAGGGCAACTTCTACCTGGCCGGCCCCATCAAGAACGACCTGCTGGGCCTGCAGATCTACGGCCAGGCCACGCAGCGCGACGAAGACAATATCTACAACGGCTACCGCAAGCGCAATGCCGAAAGCGTGACCGCCAAGCTGGCGCTGACGCCCAACCGGGATCACGACATCGTGCTGGAAGCGACCACGATGCGCCAGAAGTTCCAGGACACCCTGGGCAAGACGGTGGAGCCGCTGCCGCCCGGCACGGCGTGCCCGCGCACGGGCTGCCCGGCGTCGTCGGAAACCGATTACCGCAGCAGCAAGTGGGCGTTGTCGCACACCGGCCGCTGGGGCTGGGGCGTGTCCGACAGCTATGTGCAGCAGGAAGAGTTTGATAACCGCTCGCGCCAGATGAAGATCAAGAACCTGGACCTGCAGACGAGCTGGTCGCTGCCGCTGGGTTCGCACATGCTGACACTGGGCGGCAGCTATCTGAATCAGCGCCTGCATGACCAGAACGGCAACCAGTTGGAAGGCGGCCCCAACAAGGTGGAACGGTATCAATGGGCCCTGTTCGCCGAAGACGAATGGCGCCTGACCGAAAGCTTTGCCCTCACGACCGGCCTGCGCATGGATCAGGACGAGAATTTCGGCAGCCACTTCAGCCCGCGCCTGTACGGCGTGTGGCACATGGCAGAACGCTGGACCCTGAAGGGCGGTGTCTCCACCGGCTTCCGTGCGCCCGACCTGCGCCAGACCGTGGCCGGCTGGGGCCAGACCAGCCGCGGCGGCAACATGTACGGCAACCCGGACCTGACGCCTGAAAAGTCGGTGACCCAGGAAATCGGCCTGCTGTATGACGACGGCGAAGGCATGAACGCCGGCATCACGTTGTTCAACAACGACTTCAAGGACAAGATCACCCGCGTGGCTTGCCCCTTGTCGCAGTGCACGGACGGCCCCAACCAGTTCGGCTCGGACCCCACCACGTACATGAACGTGGACAAGGCCGTGTCGCGCGGCGTGGAAGCCAGCCTGAAGCTGCCGCTGTCGGCCGACTGGTCGATGACCAGCAGCTATACGTTCACGAAGTCCGAGCAGAAGTCCGGCCAGTACAAGGGCGAGCCGCTGAACCAGTTGCCCAAGCACCTGTTCACCACCACGGTAAATTGGCAGCCGTCCGACGGGTTGCAAGCGTGGGCGCGCATCAACTACCGCGGCCGCGAAAGCCAGCCGACGACGGGCCCGTCCACCAGTGCGCTGGTCGCGCCGTCCTACACGTTCGTGGACCTGGGCGGTTCGTACGCCGTCAACAAGACCGTGTCGGTGTATGCCGGCATCTACAACCTGTTCGACAAGCAGGTCGCCTACGACGACTTCGGCTACGTCGAAGACGGCCGCCGTTACTGGCTGGGCGTGGGTGTGAAGTTCTGA
- a CDS encoding response regulator transcription factor, with amino-acid sequence MPFTHSAVARRILLIDDDVELAQMLREYLEPHQCQLTLAHTGAQGLSLLAQDDFDLVLLDLMLPDGNGLDLLKHYRQRSRRPVIMFTAHGGETDRVLGLEFGADDYLAKPFSPRELKARVTAVLRRFEETPVAASPSLSLGALSLDPATGRARMGADEVTLTGAEQRILEILMRAPGQVIARDQIGLYALGRAPDRYDRSIDTHISSLRKKLRLDQHADTLSIRNLRGLGYVLAGAA; translated from the coding sequence ATGCCTTTCACTCATTCAGCGGTGGCGCGCCGCATCTTGCTGATCGACGACGACGTCGAGCTGGCGCAGATGCTGCGCGAATACCTGGAACCCCATCAATGCCAGCTGACGCTGGCCCACACCGGCGCGCAAGGCTTGTCCTTGCTGGCGCAGGACGATTTCGACCTGGTGCTGCTGGACCTGATGCTGCCCGACGGCAACGGGCTGGATCTGCTCAAGCACTATCGGCAGCGCTCGCGCCGCCCGGTCATCATGTTCACCGCGCACGGCGGCGAGACCGACCGCGTGCTGGGCCTGGAGTTCGGCGCGGACGATTACCTGGCCAAGCCCTTCAGCCCGCGTGAGCTCAAGGCGCGTGTCACCGCCGTGCTGCGCCGTTTTGAAGAAACGCCCGTCGCCGCAAGTCCGTCGCTCAGCCTGGGCGCCCTGTCGCTGGACCCGGCGACCGGCCGAGCGCGCATGGGCGCCGACGAAGTCACGCTGACCGGCGCCGAGCAGCGCATCCTGGAAATCCTGATGCGCGCGCCCGGCCAGGTCATCGCGCGCGACCAGATCGGCCTTTACGCGCTGGGCCGCGCGCCGGACCGCTACGACCGCAGCATCGACACGCACATCAGCAGCCTGCGCAAAAAGCTGCGCCTGGATCAACACGCCGACACGCTATCCATCCGCAATCTGCGCGGTCTGGGCTACGTGCTGGCGGGCGCTGCGTGA